In Kaistella faecalis, a genomic segment contains:
- a CDS encoding M20/M25/M40 family metallo-hydrolase — MRKTICVVVMFLSLSISAQKVNTDPEISRYVGQVSKDSLKANIEKLVSFGTRHTMSSTTDPKRGIGAARNWVLSKFRNYAKNSNGRMEVYLQHQDLKPDGKRINKETNLGNAIAFLKGTDPNDKRVIIISGHLDSRVSDVMDAESFAPGANDDGSGVAAVIESARVLSKSQFPVSILFVAVSGEEQGLLGAKMLADKAKAENWELEAVLNNDMIGNNSFDAGKTAGKPKLRVFSEGLSAFDTEKTAAAIRNLGLENDGSARQLARYVKETGEKYVKNIDIKLIYRNDRFLRGGDHTPFVNHGFTAVRLTDYFENYDHQHQDVRTENNKKFGDLIEFMDFDYLKTNTAVNVAVLANLAKSASKPESVKMDVKELSNSTKLSWEKPTSGNIKGYHILIRETDSSVWTEKIFTTENSITIPSSKDNFLFAVQSVTDSGNESLPVIPKISR; from the coding sequence ATGAGAAAGACGATTTGTGTTGTAGTCATGTTTCTTTCACTTTCAATAAGTGCACAGAAAGTCAACACCGACCCGGAAATATCCCGATATGTTGGCCAGGTCAGCAAAGATTCGCTGAAAGCTAATATTGAAAAGCTTGTGAGTTTCGGGACCAGACATACGATGAGTTCAACCACAGATCCAAAGCGGGGAATTGGAGCTGCCAGAAACTGGGTGCTTTCTAAATTCCGGAATTATGCAAAGAATTCAAACGGGCGAATGGAAGTGTACCTCCAGCATCAGGATCTAAAACCCGACGGCAAAAGAATTAATAAAGAAACGAATCTGGGAAATGCAATTGCGTTTTTAAAAGGTACAGATCCTAATGATAAGAGAGTTATCATTATTTCCGGGCATCTGGATTCCCGTGTTTCGGATGTGATGGATGCAGAAAGTTTCGCGCCTGGAGCAAACGATGACGGAAGCGGAGTAGCAGCGGTAATCGAAAGCGCACGAGTTTTAAGCAAATCGCAATTTCCTGTGTCAATTCTCTTTGTTGCAGTGAGCGGTGAAGAACAAGGGCTTTTAGGTGCAAAAATGTTAGCTGACAAGGCAAAGGCCGAAAATTGGGAACTGGAAGCGGTTTTAAACAACGATATGATCGGGAATAACAGTTTCGATGCAGGGAAAACTGCCGGGAAACCCAAACTACGCGTTTTCAGCGAAGGCTTATCTGCTTTTGACACCGAAAAAACGGCAGCAGCGATACGTAATCTGGGTCTCGAAAACGATGGGTCTGCGCGCCAACTTGCACGTTATGTGAAAGAAACCGGAGAAAAGTACGTAAAGAATATCGATATTAAACTTATTTACCGAAACGACAGGTTTTTACGTGGCGGAGATCACACACCGTTTGTTAATCACGGTTTCACGGCTGTACGGTTAACAGATTATTTTGAGAATTATGATCATCAGCACCAGGATGTAAGGACCGAAAACAATAAAAAGTTCGGTGATTTAATTGAATTCATGGACTTTGATTATCTGAAAACAAATACCGCAGTAAATGTTGCGGTTTTGGCTAATCTGGCAAAATCAGCATCGAAACCTGAAAGTGTAAAAATGGATGTAAAGGAACTTTCAAATTCCACAAAACTGAGTTGGGAGAAACCAACTTCCGGGAATATCAAAGGTTATCATATATTGATCAGGGAAACGGACAGTTCGGTATGGACCGAGAAAATTTTCACCACAGAAAATTCAATAACAATTCCCTCTTCCAAAGATAATTTCCTCTTCGCTGTACAAAGTGTAACAGATTCCGGAAACGAAAGTTTACCAGTAATTCCGAAAATTTCAAGATAA
- a CDS encoding efflux RND transporter periplasmic adaptor subunit: MKNKLIIISLSLLSVLSCKKKEEKKQEGPKEVPVVEVQERNVTGYQSFPASIQGRVNNDVRAKIQGYITQVLVDEGQYVTKGQPLFRLETNTLNESADAARAGIGAAQSGVSAAKANVSAAQAAVNASQVEVNKLIPLVQKNIISPVQLETAKANLSRAQAQLAQAKAAQQQAVAGVSQASANYKGVQANIDYSVIRAPISGILGKLPFRVGSLVGPGDPTPLTTVSDTSGIFAYFSMNEREYLDFLENAYGATVPEKLRNMPMVELELANGSMYGEKGKIEAVTGQIDPQTGTIQFRVSFPNAAKLLSNGNSGTVKVPKLYDKALIVPESATFEQQGLVYVFKVEKDTARNVLIGVTDRVNNLVVVKDGIKKGEKIVAQGVGALKPGTAVKSKPANFDEIVNAIKPIF; the protein is encoded by the coding sequence ATGAAAAATAAATTAATCATTATTTCCCTGTCTTTACTGTCAGTGCTTTCATGTAAAAAGAAAGAAGAAAAAAAGCAGGAAGGACCCAAAGAAGTTCCTGTAGTTGAAGTGCAGGAAAGAAATGTAACCGGATATCAGTCATTTCCGGCATCTATTCAGGGCCGTGTAAATAATGATGTTCGTGCAAAAATCCAGGGATACATTACTCAGGTTTTGGTTGATGAAGGTCAGTATGTGACCAAAGGTCAGCCGCTTTTCAGGCTGGAAACCAATACGCTTAACGAATCAGCAGATGCCGCGCGCGCCGGAATTGGTGCAGCACAGTCTGGAGTTTCTGCAGCCAAGGCAAATGTAAGTGCTGCGCAGGCAGCGGTGAACGCGTCTCAGGTTGAGGTGAACAAACTTATTCCACTGGTTCAGAAAAATATCATCAGCCCAGTACAGTTGGAAACCGCGAAAGCAAACTTATCGCGCGCGCAGGCTCAACTTGCACAGGCGAAAGCTGCCCAACAGCAGGCTGTCGCGGGCGTATCTCAGGCTTCCGCAAATTATAAAGGAGTTCAGGCTAATATCGATTACTCAGTAATCCGTGCTCCTATTTCAGGAATTTTGGGTAAACTTCCTTTCAGAGTCGGAAGTCTAGTCGGTCCAGGCGATCCCACTCCATTAACGACGGTATCAGATACCAGCGGTATTTTCGCTTACTTTTCTATGAACGAAAGAGAATATCTGGATTTTCTGGAGAATGCCTACGGCGCAACAGTTCCCGAAAAGTTAAGAAATATGCCCATGGTAGAACTTGAACTCGCCAACGGAAGCATGTATGGCGAAAAAGGAAAAATAGAAGCAGTTACAGGACAAATCGATCCGCAGACAGGAACAATCCAGTTCCGGGTTTCTTTCCCGAATGCAGCCAAACTCCTGAGCAACGGAAACAGCGGAACGGTTAAGGTTCCGAAATTATATGACAAGGCATTAATAGTTCCGGAAAGTGCAACTTTCGAGCAACAGGGACTGGTTTACGTCTTTAAAGTTGAAAAAGATACCGCCAGAAATGTCTTGATTGGTGTTACGGACCGGGTGAATAATCTGGTCGTAGTAAAAGACGGGATTAAAAAAGGAGAAAAAATTGTCGCTCAGGGAGTCGGTGCTTTAAAACCCGGGACTGCGGTAAAATCAAAACCCGCAAATTTCGACGAGATTGTTAACGCTATAAAACCGATTTTCTAA
- a CDS encoding nucleoside phosphorylase: protein MLNKLAASELVLNPDGSVYHLNLLPEDLAEKIILVGDPDRVPKVSKYFDKVEIKKNKREFYTHTGTLRGERITVMSTGIGTENIDIVMNELDALVNIDLKEKEFKSEHKALQLFRLGTCGSVNPDVEVDNMLVTQNVVGLDGLLHFYQDYQFENEFSRNFLEKFPYEKIKPMLYFADWAEDIADYYKDAKYHGNTATFPGFYAPQGRQLRLKALDDQFLETLNDLGVTNFEMETSAIYGLAKLLGHKALTVNAVIANRRRGEFSADHQASEKNMIEWVLERIIK from the coding sequence ATGCTTAATAAATTAGCGGCCTCAGAACTGGTTCTTAATCCAGACGGAAGTGTTTATCATCTGAACCTTTTACCTGAAGATCTTGCAGAAAAAATTATCCTTGTTGGCGATCCGGATCGCGTTCCGAAAGTTTCGAAGTATTTCGATAAGGTAGAAATCAAAAAAAATAAAAGAGAATTCTACACCCATACCGGAACTTTACGCGGCGAGAGAATTACCGTAATGTCAACAGGAATCGGTACCGAAAACATCGATATCGTGATGAATGAACTTGATGCGTTGGTAAATATAGATCTCAAGGAAAAAGAATTCAAAAGCGAACACAAAGCACTTCAGCTTTTCCGTTTAGGAACCTGCGGAAGCGTAAATCCTGATGTAGAAGTTGACAATATGCTCGTAACGCAGAACGTTGTTGGACTCGACGGATTACTGCATTTCTATCAGGATTATCAATTCGAAAACGAATTTTCAAGAAACTTTCTGGAGAAATTTCCTTACGAGAAAATAAAACCAATGTTATATTTCGCTGACTGGGCGGAAGATATTGCTGATTACTACAAAGACGCCAAATACCACGGAAACACCGCAACTTTCCCGGGCTTTTACGCACCACAAGGAAGACAGCTTCGTCTGAAAGCCCTCGACGATCAGTTTCTTGAAACTTTAAATGATTTGGGTGTAACCAATTTCGAGATGGAAACTTCAGCAATTTATGGCTTGGCGAAATTGTTGGGCCATAAAGCATTAACGGTAAACGCGGTAATCGCCAACAGAAGACGCGGCGAATTTTCTGCAGATCATCAGGCTTCCGAAAAGAATATGATCGAGTGGGTTCTGGAGAGAATTATTAAATAA
- a CDS encoding DNA-3-methyladenine glycosylase I, whose protein sequence is MDKIRCGWCEKDDLYRAYHDHEWGKPVYDDETIFEFLVLESFQAGLSWYTILKKRENFKEAFDDFDYNKIAAYSDEKAEELMQDAGIIRNRLKILATVSNAKRFMDVQEEFGTFSKYIWSFVGGKPINNQFTELKQVPATTEISDALAKDLKKRGFKFLGSTVVYAHMQATGMVNDHLANCWVRNQ, encoded by the coding sequence ATGGATAAGATACGCTGCGGTTGGTGCGAAAAAGATGATCTGTACAGAGCTTACCATGATCATGAATGGGGAAAACCCGTGTATGATGACGAAACCATTTTTGAATTTCTGGTGCTCGAAAGTTTTCAGGCCGGACTTTCATGGTATACCATCCTTAAAAAGCGTGAAAACTTTAAAGAGGCTTTTGATGACTTCGATTACAATAAAATTGCAGCGTATTCCGATGAAAAGGCAGAAGAATTGATGCAGGATGCTGGAATCATCCGGAACCGCCTGAAAATTTTGGCAACAGTTAGTAACGCGAAAAGGTTTATGGATGTTCAGGAAGAGTTCGGAACTTTCTCCAAGTATATCTGGAGTTTTGTCGGCGGAAAACCGATTAATAATCAGTTTACAGAATTAAAACAAGTTCCGGCGACGACAGAAATTTCAGATGCATTGGCAAAAGATTTAAAGAAAAGGGGCTTCAAGTTTCTTGGCTCTACTGTTGTTTACGCGCACATGCAGGCTACGGGAATGGTGAATGACCATTTGGCTAATTGTTGGGTTCGAAACCAATAA
- a CDS encoding enoyl-ACP reductase FabI — protein sequence MSYGLLKGKKGIIFGALNDQSIAWKVAERCHEEGAEFILSNAPIAMRMGEIDELAKKTGSDVVPADATSVEDLEKLFAHAQEKYGKIDFILHSIGMSVNIRKGKAYTDLNYDFLEKGWDVSSVSFHKVMKAAWDKDIMNEWGSILALTYIAAQRTFPNYGDMADNKSYLESIARSFGYYWGDRKVRVNTISQSPVMTKAGAGVKGISGFFNFADSMSPLGNADAMDCANYCVSLFSDLTRKVTMQNLFHDGGFSNTGVSQKIVDKFEDFEG from the coding sequence ATGTCATACGGATTACTTAAAGGTAAAAAAGGAATTATTTTCGGAGCACTGAATGACCAGTCAATTGCCTGGAAAGTTGCAGAAAGATGCCACGAAGAAGGCGCAGAATTCATTTTATCTAACGCCCCAATCGCAATGAGAATGGGCGAAATTGATGAACTGGCAAAAAAAACAGGTTCTGATGTTGTTCCTGCCGACGCAACTTCTGTAGAGGATCTCGAAAAACTGTTTGCCCATGCGCAGGAAAAGTATGGAAAAATCGATTTTATCCTTCACTCCATCGGGATGTCAGTAAACATTAGAAAAGGAAAAGCCTATACGGATCTTAATTATGATTTCCTTGAAAAAGGCTGGGATGTTTCCTCCGTTTCCTTCCATAAAGTAATGAAAGCTGCGTGGGACAAAGATATTATGAACGAATGGGGGTCAATCCTTGCTTTAACTTATATCGCTGCACAAAGAACTTTCCCGAACTATGGCGATATGGCCGACAACAAATCCTATCTTGAAAGTATTGCAAGAAGTTTCGGTTATTACTGGGGCGACAGAAAAGTGCGCGTAAATACGATCTCACAATCTCCTGTAATGACTAAAGCCGGAGCAGGTGTAAAAGGAATCAGCGGATTCTTCAACTTTGCCGACAGTATGTCGCCGCTTGGAAATGCTGATGCAATGGATTGTGCGAATTATTGCGTAAGTCTTTTCTCTGATCTTACCAGAAAAGTAACGATGCAGAATCTCTTCCACGACGGAGGTTTCAGCAACACCGGAGTTTCACAGAAAATTGTAGATAAATTTGAGGATTTCGAAGGATAA
- a CDS encoding transcriptional regulator has product MVKFYGETLHIPPLAAKIYSYLIFDFEKKGICFDEFVQVFAASKSSVSANLNLLLNAKLIIDFNTIKERKRFFRINENYMTIRFEEIITKMKQEISILDQLHEFCKSNDEEQIQRFEIYRTLLNRNIKNIEETLHKI; this is encoded by the coding sequence ATGGTGAAGTTTTATGGAGAAACCCTACATATCCCGCCATTAGCTGCAAAAATCTACTCCTACCTGATTTTCGATTTCGAGAAGAAGGGAATTTGCTTTGATGAATTTGTTCAGGTTTTTGCCGCAAGCAAAAGTTCTGTTTCGGCTAATCTTAATCTGTTGCTGAACGCTAAATTAATTATTGATTTTAATACCATTAAAGAAAGAAAGCGTTTCTTCAGAATTAATGAAAACTATATGACCATTCGGTTCGAGGAAATTATCACCAAAATGAAGCAGGAAATATCAATTCTTGATCAACTTCATGAATTCTGTAAAAGCAATGACGAAGAACAGATTCAAAGATTTGAAATTTACAGAACGCTTTTAAACAGAAATATTAAAAATATCGAAGAAACTCTCCATAAAATTTAA
- a CDS encoding efflux RND transporter permease subunit — protein sequence MVKHFINRPVLASVVSILIVILGVLGLQALPVTQYPDIAPPTVSISANYTGASAETVMNSVVIPIEEQVNGVEGMDYISSSASNNGSANIQIFFKQGVNPDIAAVEVQNKVQRAIPLLPADVTRSGVTVQKQRTSALMFLSFYTANKDLDEVWLQNYLNINVIPELKRVNGVGDAQAFGGKNFSMRVWIDPAKMAAYGLEPSDVTAAINEQSREAAAGQLGQNSGSAFEYVITYKGKFNVANDYGDIILKSLGNGQFLKLKDVAEIKLDAQSYSSIGENNGRRSVSMGIFQTPGSNAQQIIKDIKIFLEENEKTLPKDVGYTINFDTNDFLEASIGKVVTTLLEAFVLVFLVVYLFLQDFRSTLIPAIAVPVSIVGTFFFLNLFGYSLNLLTLFALVLAIGIVVDDAIVVVEAVHAKMEHGFTDPKKATVSAMDEITGAIISITLVMSAVFIPVTFITGPTGVFYQQFGITLIVAILISAVNALTLSPVLCSLFLKPNPAHHKEYASMNFLQKFFYKFNAAFKSGTDRYGRLFVFLLRHKWVTLIIFAVGGLFFWWSNATMPSGFVPKEDRGIIFTDVALPPGSSMERTYNVLKDLQEEARKIPGVANVTFTASRGFMSGSGSNAGQAFVRLKPFGERAKDDDQSVEAITKKLFGLAGKYPDAKIVFFSPPSIPGFGSSDGFSAVLLDKSGGSLRQLDGVAKEYLGALMERPEVQFAQTSFNTNYPQYEMVIDVPRAKETGVSVSDILSAMQGYVGGVYAADFTKYGKQFRVMVQAFPDSRNEPSDLSSIFVKTASGQMAPISQFVTMEKTFGPKSVERYNLFTSISISGSNNPGFSTGDAIRAVQEVAAEKLPADYVVEFTGLSKEELSSGSQTAIIFLLSLVFVYFILAAQYESFLLPLAVIISLPLGVAGAYFGQRIAGLENNIYFQIALIMLVGLLAKNAILIVEFAIQRRNHGETLAMSAINAAKARLRPILMTSFAFIFGMLPLVFASGIGSVGNRSIGTGAAAGLLIGTFFGLVAIPVLYVIFQWLQEKITPVKSKKINLAE from the coding sequence ATGGTAAAACATTTCATAAACAGACCGGTTCTTGCGAGTGTCGTCTCCATCCTTATTGTAATTCTCGGGGTTTTGGGTCTTCAGGCACTACCTGTAACACAATACCCAGATATTGCCCCACCCACGGTAAGTATTTCTGCCAACTATACCGGTGCGAGTGCCGAAACCGTGATGAACAGCGTGGTAATTCCAATTGAAGAACAGGTAAACGGGGTAGAGGGAATGGATTATATTTCTTCTTCAGCCAGCAATAACGGTTCAGCAAATATTCAGATTTTCTTTAAGCAGGGCGTAAACCCTGATATTGCGGCGGTTGAGGTTCAGAATAAAGTTCAGCGTGCGATTCCGCTTTTGCCGGCAGATGTTACGCGTTCCGGAGTTACGGTACAGAAACAGCGTACAAGTGCCCTGATGTTCCTGTCTTTTTACACGGCGAATAAAGATTTGGACGAAGTCTGGCTTCAGAACTATTTAAATATCAATGTCATCCCGGAACTGAAAAGGGTAAACGGTGTGGGTGATGCGCAGGCATTCGGAGGAAAAAATTTCTCGATGAGAGTCTGGATCGATCCGGCAAAAATGGCGGCGTACGGTTTAGAACCTTCAGATGTTACTGCAGCAATCAATGAACAGTCGCGTGAAGCTGCTGCGGGTCAGCTAGGACAGAACAGCGGAAGCGCTTTCGAATATGTGATCACGTACAAAGGGAAATTTAATGTTGCCAATGATTACGGAGATATCATCCTTAAATCCCTTGGAAACGGGCAGTTTTTAAAACTGAAAGACGTTGCTGAGATTAAACTGGATGCGCAGTCTTACAGCTCGATCGGGGAAAATAACGGCCGCCGTTCCGTAAGTATGGGGATTTTCCAAACGCCGGGATCCAACGCACAGCAGATTATTAAAGACATCAAAATATTCCTGGAAGAAAACGAGAAAACCTTACCGAAAGATGTGGGTTACACGATTAATTTTGATACCAATGACTTTCTGGAAGCCTCAATCGGAAAAGTAGTAACCACCTTACTCGAAGCATTTGTCCTCGTGTTTTTGGTGGTATATTTGTTCCTTCAGGATTTCCGTTCTACCTTAATTCCGGCGATTGCGGTTCCCGTTTCTATCGTTGGAACTTTTTTCTTTCTGAATCTATTTGGGTATTCATTAAACCTTTTAACGCTTTTCGCATTGGTTCTCGCAATTGGAATTGTGGTCGATGATGCTATTGTGGTCGTCGAGGCGGTTCATGCAAAAATGGAACACGGATTTACAGACCCCAAAAAGGCGACCGTAAGTGCGATGGATGAGATTACCGGTGCGATTATCTCAATCACATTGGTAATGTCTGCAGTATTCATTCCGGTAACCTTCATAACAGGGCCTACAGGAGTTTTTTACCAACAGTTTGGGATTACGCTGATTGTTGCCATTTTAATCTCTGCGGTTAATGCATTGACGCTCAGTCCGGTTTTATGTTCCCTGTTTTTGAAACCCAATCCTGCGCATCATAAAGAATATGCTTCTATGAACTTCCTGCAGAAGTTTTTCTACAAATTCAACGCAGCATTTAAAAGCGGTACAGACCGGTACGGAAGACTTTTCGTTTTCCTTTTGAGACATAAATGGGTAACGCTGATCATTTTTGCTGTTGGAGGATTGTTTTTCTGGTGGTCAAATGCCACAATGCCTTCAGGCTTCGTACCTAAAGAAGACCGTGGAATTATCTTTACCGATGTGGCACTCCCGCCGGGATCCTCTATGGAAAGGACTTATAACGTTTTAAAAGATTTGCAGGAAGAAGCCCGGAAAATACCAGGCGTTGCCAACGTTACCTTTACCGCAAGCCGAGGATTTATGTCAGGAAGCGGTTCTAACGCTGGGCAGGCTTTTGTGCGACTGAAACCGTTTGGTGAGCGAGCAAAAGATGATGATCAGTCGGTTGAAGCGATTACCAAAAAGCTTTTCGGACTCGCAGGCAAATATCCTGACGCGAAAATTGTATTTTTCTCTCCGCCAAGTATTCCGGGATTTGGTTCCAGTGATGGTTTTTCCGCAGTATTGCTCGATAAATCAGGCGGCAGTTTAAGGCAGCTTGATGGCGTTGCAAAAGAATATCTGGGAGCTTTGATGGAAAGACCGGAAGTTCAGTTCGCGCAAACTTCTTTCAACACGAATTATCCGCAGTACGAAATGGTTATTGATGTTCCACGTGCAAAAGAAACCGGAGTTTCGGTTTCAGATATATTAAGTGCGATGCAGGGATATGTTGGAGGCGTTTATGCTGCCGATTTCACCAAATATGGAAAGCAGTTCCGGGTAATGGTTCAGGCATTTCCTGATTCCCGAAACGAGCCATCGGATCTCAGCAGTATTTTTGTAAAGACTGCTTCAGGCCAAATGGCACCCATCTCGCAGTTTGTAACGATGGAGAAGACCTTCGGGCCAAAATCTGTGGAAAGATATAACCTGTTTACATCGATTTCGATTTCAGGATCGAACAATCCTGGATTTTCAACCGGTGATGCAATTCGTGCAGTACAGGAAGTTGCCGCGGAAAAACTTCCGGCAGATTATGTGGTTGAATTTACCGGTCTTTCGAAAGAGGAATTGAGTTCAGGTTCACAGACAGCGATTATCTTCTTACTGAGTTTGGTATTTGTCTATTTCATCCTCGCGGCACAGTATGAAAGTTTCCTGCTTCCTTTAGCAGTTATTATTTCCCTTCCTTTGGGAGTTGCAGGTGCTTATTTCGGGCAGAGAATTGCAGGTCTGGAAAATAATATCTATTTCCAGATTGCTTTAATTATGCTTGTCGGACTTTTAGCCAAGAACGCCATTCTTATTGTAGAATTTGCCATACAGCGGAGAAATCACGGTGAAACTTTAGCCATGTCTGCCATTAACGCCGCTAAGGCGAGATTAAGACCGATTCTAATGACTTCCTTCGCGTTTATTTTCGGGATGCTTCCATTGGTTTTTGCCTCGGGTATTGGCTCTGTAGGAAACCGATCTATCGGAACCGGAGCAGCAGCAGGTCTTCTTATCGGAACGTTTTTCGGGCTGGTAGCGATTCCTGTTCTGTATGTGATTTTCCAGTGGTTACAGGAAAAGATCACTCCGGTTAAATCGAAAAAAATTAATCTGGCAGAATAA
- a CDS encoding translation initiation factor gives MDLRDQLKNLFPEHEEQDFKMPDDETVKFQQKEPLVCKFEKKGRNGKPVTLIEGFEGSEDELKNISKKIKTTLGIGGSAKDGVIVIQGDNRDKIMKILQEMSYKTKRVGG, from the coding sequence ATGGATTTACGAGATCAACTGAAAAACCTTTTCCCTGAACACGAAGAACAGGATTTTAAAATGCCTGACGATGAAACTGTAAAATTTCAGCAGAAAGAACCTTTGGTCTGCAAGTTTGAAAAAAAAGGCAGGAATGGAAAACCTGTTACTTTAATTGAAGGATTTGAAGGAAGCGAAGATGAATTAAAAAACATTTCAAAGAAAATAAAAACCACTTTGGGAATCGGTGGCTCTGCAAAAGATGGAGTCATTGTAATCCAAGGAGATAACCGCGACAAGATCATGAAAATCCTTCAGGAAATGAGCTATAAAACTAAGCGCGTTGGTGGATAG